In Halopelagius inordinatus, a single genomic region encodes these proteins:
- a CDS encoding DUF4398 domain-containing protein gives MTKTSWNRCSKLAVACLLVLSLAAAPAAAVSVGDDDVPAESEVDKQVTATVTLDELYQDPQLESWTLAGSTELTDVTWTVVYYDQTGAKVGQDEFDGQNFTGADISAADGTSDVEVTVTGTVPEVESYSYDPAQEFTAMELTQTREGGSSNEIETWTAHHFTSESDEARTALDDARAAIESASGANTQEAEQQLANAVEAYEGGEFNLAANLANEAQTKAENAQQSSETKQLAMYGVGGLLVVALLVGGFLYWRSQQDSYDKLG, from the coding sequence ATGACGAAGACGAGCTGGAATCGCTGTTCTAAGCTCGCCGTGGCCTGTCTGCTCGTCCTCTCGCTGGCGGCCGCTCCGGCGGCAGCCGTGTCGGTCGGGGACGACGACGTTCCCGCCGAGAGCGAAGTCGACAAGCAGGTCACCGCGACGGTGACGCTCGACGAACTGTACCAAGACCCGCAACTGGAGTCGTGGACGCTCGCGGGCTCCACCGAACTGACGGACGTGACGTGGACCGTCGTCTACTACGACCAGACCGGCGCGAAAGTCGGGCAAGACGAGTTCGACGGGCAGAACTTCACCGGGGCGGATATCTCGGCCGCCGACGGGACGAGCGACGTCGAAGTGACCGTCACCGGCACCGTCCCCGAGGTGGAGTCGTACAGCTACGACCCCGCCCAGGAGTTCACCGCGATGGAACTGACGCAGACGCGGGAGGGCGGCTCCTCGAACGAGATAGAGACGTGGACGGCCCACCACTTCACGTCCGAGAGCGACGAGGCGCGTACCGCGCTCGACGACGCGCGAGCCGCCATCGAGAGCGCTTCGGGCGCGAACACGCAAGAGGCCGAACAGCAGCTCGCCAACGCGGTGGAGGCCTACGAGGGCGGCGAGTTCAACCTCGCGGCGAACCTCGCGAACGAAGCACAGACGAAAGCGGAGAACGCACAGCAGTCGAGTGAGACGAAACAGCTCGCCATGTACGGCGTCGGCGGTCTGCTCGTCGTCGCCCTGCTCGTCGGTGGATTCCTCTACTGGCGGTCACAGCAGGACAGCTACGACAAGCTGGGATAG
- the cofG gene encoding 7,8-didemethyl-8-hydroxy-5-deazariboflavin synthase subunit CofG, whose product MVSGTDEYDVSIRVSEDDVERLLDASPDDVDAAPELTFSRNVFLPLTTACRYTCTYCTYYDVPGEASLLSPEEVRERLRVGADAGCTEALFTFGDEPDERYEQIHAQLAEWGYDDVLGYLRDVCEMAIEEGLLAHSNPGDLTEAEFESLAPVNASMGVMLETTADVRAHSGNRRKTPGQRLNTIRAAGEAGVPFTTGILVGIGETWRDRAESLLAIRDLHERYGHVQEVIVQNVVPNERSDFERPSVETMRRVVSMARVGLPEEVSVQVPPNLSPTRELLDCGVDDLGGVSPVTDDYINPDYEWPALRELRDIATEAGVPLHERLPVYDRYLPDDHRREDFGGRPAPGEWLSPAVTNALEADDVHGERYRGVARRDGPLAVGADD is encoded by the coding sequence ATGGTCTCCGGCACCGACGAGTACGACGTGTCCATCCGGGTTTCGGAGGACGATGTCGAACGACTGCTCGACGCCTCGCCCGACGACGTGGACGCGGCGCCGGAACTCACCTTCTCTCGGAACGTCTTCCTACCGTTGACGACGGCCTGTCGGTACACCTGCACGTACTGCACCTACTACGACGTGCCGGGAGAGGCGTCGCTTCTCTCCCCCGAGGAGGTCAGAGAGCGACTCCGAGTCGGCGCGGACGCCGGATGTACGGAGGCGCTGTTTACCTTCGGCGACGAACCCGACGAACGCTACGAACAGATACACGCGCAGTTGGCAGAGTGGGGGTACGACGACGTCCTCGGATATCTGCGAGACGTCTGCGAGATGGCGATAGAGGAGGGGCTACTGGCCCACAGCAACCCCGGCGACCTGACCGAAGCGGAGTTCGAATCGCTCGCTCCGGTCAACGCCAGTATGGGCGTGATGCTCGAGACGACGGCGGACGTGCGGGCGCACTCGGGGAATCGCCGGAAGACGCCCGGCCAGCGGTTGAACACGATTCGGGCCGCGGGCGAGGCGGGCGTCCCCTTCACCACGGGCATCCTCGTCGGCATCGGCGAGACGTGGCGCGACAGAGCGGAGAGTCTGCTCGCGATTCGGGACCTTCACGAACGGTACGGCCACGTACAGGAGGTCATCGTCCAGAACGTCGTCCCGAACGAACGGTCGGACTTCGAACGGCCCTCCGTGGAGACGATGCGTCGAGTGGTCTCGATGGCGCGCGTCGGTCTCCCCGAGGAGGTGTCGGTGCAGGTGCCGCCGAACCTCTCGCCGACGCGGGAACTGCTCGACTGCGGCGTCGACGACTTGGGCGGCGTCTCGCCCGTGACGGACGACTACATCAACCCCGACTACGAGTGGCCCGCCCTCCGAGAACTGCGCGACATCGCGACGGAGGCGGGCGTTCCCCTCCACGAACGCCTCCCCGTCTACGACCGGTATCTCCCCGACGACCACCGGCGCGAGGACTTCGGCGGACGACCGGCCCCCGGAGAGTGGCTCTCTCCGGCGGTGACGAACGCGTTGGAGGCCGACGACGTTCACGGAGAACGATACCGCGGCGTCGCGCGCCGAGACGGCCCCCTCGCCGTCGGTGCCGACGACTGA
- a CDS encoding tubulin/FtsZ family protein — MKLAMIGFGQAGGKVVDKFVEYDKRQGSGIVRAAVAVNSAKADLMGLEHIPQDQRVLIGQSRVKGHGVGADNELGAEIAEEDIDEVQGAIDSIPVHEVDAFLVVSGLGGGTGSGGAPVLAKHLKRIYTEPVYGLGILPGSDEGGIYTLNAARSFQTFVREVDNLMVFDNDAWRKTGESVQGGYDEINEEIVNRFGVLFGAGEVEQGGEVAESVVDSSEIINTLAGGGVSTVGYASETVEEAGGSSGGLLSRLTGGEEDTNLDTAHTTNRITSLVRKAALGRLTLPCEIEGTERALLVMAGPPEHLNRKGIERGRKWIEEQTGSMEVRGGDYPIKGAGKVASVILLSGVTNVPRIKELQQVAIEAQDNIDEIREESNDNLQNLINDDEDELESLF; from the coding sequence ATGAAGCTCGCAATGATCGGATTCGGGCAGGCTGGGGGAAAAGTAGTCGACAAATTCGTCGAATACGACAAGCGGCAAGGGTCGGGCATCGTTCGCGCGGCCGTAGCCGTCAATTCGGCGAAGGCGGACTTGATGGGACTCGAACACATTCCGCAGGACCAACGCGTGCTCATCGGGCAGTCGCGCGTGAAGGGCCACGGTGTCGGTGCCGACAACGAACTCGGCGCCGAGATCGCAGAGGAGGACATCGACGAAGTTCAAGGGGCCATCGACTCGATTCCCGTCCACGAAGTGGACGCGTTCTTGGTCGTCTCCGGACTCGGCGGCGGGACCGGGAGCGGCGGCGCGCCCGTCTTGGCGAAACACCTGAAACGAATCTACACCGAACCCGTGTACGGTCTCGGCATCCTGCCGGGCAGCGACGAAGGGGGTATCTACACCCTCAACGCCGCGCGGTCGTTCCAGACGTTCGTCCGTGAGGTGGACAACCTCATGGTGTTCGACAACGACGCGTGGCGGAAAACCGGAGAGTCCGTACAGGGCGGCTACGACGAGATAAACGAGGAGATAGTCAACCGCTTCGGCGTCCTCTTCGGCGCCGGAGAGGTCGAACAGGGAGGCGAAGTCGCAGAGAGCGTCGTCGACTCCTCCGAGATAATCAACACGCTCGCGGGCGGTGGCGTCTCCACCGTCGGCTACGCCTCCGAGACGGTCGAGGAAGCGGGCGGTTCCAGCGGGGGACTGCTCTCTCGGCTCACCGGCGGCGAAGAGGACACGAATCTCGACACCGCCCACACGACGAACCGCATCACGTCGCTCGTGCGGAAGGCCGCGCTCGGACGCCTCACGCTCCCCTGTGAGATAGAGGGCACCGAACGCGCGCTTTTGGTGATGGCCGGCCCGCCGGAGCATCTCAACCGGAAAGGCATAGAGCGCGGGCGGAAGTGGATCGAGGAGCAGACCGGCAGCATGGAAGTCCGCGGCGGCGACTACCCCATCAAAGGGGCCGGGAAAGTCGCGTCCGTCATCCTGCTTTCGGGGGTCACGAACGTCCCCCGCATCAAGGAGCTCCAGCAGGTCGCAATCGAGGCGCAAGACAACATCGACGAGATCCGAGAGGAGAGCAACGACAACTTGCAGAACCTAATCAACGATGACGAAGACGAGCTGGAATCGCTGTTCTAA
- the cofC gene encoding 2-phospho-L-lactate guanylyltransferase, producing MRVVVPYDGHDPKSRLAGRLDESERRAFSRAMLRDVLDAVERAGHDPTVLATEAVSVSNADVVVDDRPLTAAVNGVLDGFEWSDAADDGEVAVVMADLALATPDAIRRLADAEGDVVVAPGRGGGTNALVVRHPSFRVDYHGASYRDHRRIAEEVGASVGVVDSMRLATDVDEPSDLAEVLLHGRGESRRWLVDAGFELAVSEGRVGVTRES from the coding sequence ATGCGCGTCGTCGTCCCATACGACGGTCACGACCCGAAGAGCCGACTCGCCGGTCGCCTCGACGAGTCCGAGCGACGGGCGTTCTCCCGGGCGATGTTGCGTGACGTCCTCGATGCGGTCGAACGCGCGGGGCACGACCCGACCGTCCTCGCGACGGAGGCCGTCTCGGTTTCGAACGCCGACGTCGTCGTCGACGATAGACCGCTCACGGCCGCGGTCAACGGCGTTCTCGACGGCTTCGAGTGGTCCGACGCGGCCGACGACGGAGAAGTGGCGGTGGTGATGGCGGACCTCGCACTCGCGACGCCGGACGCTATCCGCCGACTCGCGGACGCCGAGGGCGACGTCGTCGTCGCCCCCGGACGCGGCGGCGGGACGAACGCGCTCGTCGTCCGCCACCCGTCGTTCCGCGTCGACTACCACGGCGCGTCGTACCGGGACCACCGCCGCATCGCAGAGGAGGTGGGCGCGTCCGTCGGCGTCGTCGATTCGATGCGCCTCGCGACGGACGTGGACGAACCGTCGGACCTCGCGGAGGTGTTGCTCCACGGCCGCGGCGAGTCGCGGCGGTGGTTGGTCGACGCCGGATTCGAACTGGCCGTCTCCGAAGGGCGCGTCGGCGTCACTCGCGAGTCGTAG